The stretch of DNA TAAATCAGCTCACCCTCTCCGCCCTGATCTCAGTAGCTGCCTTTTCCCTCGTTTCCCATGTATTCGGTCCATCTCTGCTGATCATAACTGTGTAGTCTAGAGCACATCTCCCGTCCGGGGTTCAGATCCTCGCCACACGTGCAACCGATCTCCAGTCGTGTGATTATGATTTGGGTCTCAAACTTCTGGTAGCTTGGTTTTAGATTCGGCATCCTCGCTTTAAGACACTGTTTGAGGAACTTTTTCTCCAGCTGAAGAAGATCGTCTCTACTGAATGTTTGGTAGGCGGAGAGTTTTTCCTGGACACAGGAGAGATCCTTATCCAAAAACAGTGGCGGGTAGGTTTCCGATTCCCGGATGTTCATAACGAATACGTAGTCAATGGTTGGACTTGAGGCGGAAAAATTCAGTGATTTCAGCAAGACTCCGGTCGACGCGATCGAAGGCAGAATGTTTTCGTTCGGAAAGGGCTCAGCAGTGGTGGTTACTTGTGGCTGTGTGCTGTTCGCCTTGCCCTCCGTCTGACGCTTCTCCTTGTTGTAGTCGTAATTTATAGAGTTGACGTCTGAAATTTAGATAACGTGCTCATGATAAGAACATGGGATGTTGCACTCGTTTTCACTGTACCATTAATTGCTTCCTTGGCTTCCTTCTCCATTTCCAAGTCCCATAAAGTTTCCTTGGAACCCTTGGAACTACTGTCGTTCTCTTTTAGTTCATCGAGCATTTCATCGTTCAAAAGAACTTTTTTGACAATCAGCGAATTTGGGTTGGACTCGTTGAACACTTGCTCCTCAATGACAGAGTCGTGTAGATCAACTTCATCTGAAATTAGGTTATCATTAGAAccagttttgaaaattatacTATACCAGCTTACCAAATCCTCCAAACTTGCTTCTTATATCTCGTCCTCCAGAAAATCTATTTCCACTATTCCTGTAATGTGGCCGTGGATAGCCATGTTGATTGTCGTCGTCGTTAACTGCGTTATAGTCATAATCCAACGGGGCAGGAGGAACAGCGATTTCGTTCTGAAGGAACGGATTTCTCTGTAACGATAAGGCAAAATTATAATGCTCGAATCTTGAATGTTTCGAAGAACAAACCGCATCCGCATCCATTTGATCGTAGGGAAGATATAGGTAGGGCTTATCCCCGTCGTCACCTATCAGATCACTACCGTCGTTCGCATTGTATGTATactttttgtaaacattgttcATACTAAGTTTGTTTTTCCGTTTTGTTTCTTCTTCATTTTCGATACTTTCCGGAATTCGGTTCGTATTCAACATGTGCTCTCGTAGCTTTTGCTTTCTCAGCTCATgagcggtattttttggttcaGCAACTATAACTCCAATATCGTCGGAAGTAGCGTCCACTTTTTCAGCCCCGACCAAAGCCACATTCTGATCTAACTTTTTATCCATTCGTACCTGTTGGGACTGATTTTCGTTGGCCGCACGGCCATCATCCTTTACCTTGAGTTTCATTTTTGGATGTTTTATAGGCGCTACGTAACTCTCCCGCAGCTGCTGGCTAGCTGTTTCATTCAGTTTGATGACCAAATCATCTGTGGAAAAGATCACCGCTCCCGGGGGTTCCACATGCCGGTTGATAGCGTAGAGTTTCAGAACCGACGATTGATTGTACCGAAGCATGCATGTATCGGCACGGGATTGTTGTATGATGTCGCTTTCTGTGAGTAAAATGAGGTTAGTATTGGGAGTGCAGGATGGTTCTTCTACTGACCTGGAATAAATTGATATTCTTCAGTCGTCTCCATCTTGTTCCTGCACTGTAGCTGCCAATGCAAAAAGAAATCTCCGCCGCCAGTTTGGGAAATTGTTAAACCTCCGAGTAGACTGTTAGCACCGCCAGAGTCTTTTATGCTTGAATCCAAGAATGGTTGACCATTGGTTCCATTAAGAATTGTAGTTTGCGAGTAGTAATATATAGGGAATCCCGGGCCGGTGTTGTACTTTACCATAAAGTCTGTCACGTTGTCATGATCAAAATGGCCAGGCACAATCGAGCTGACACTTTCCGAGTCTGCGGTGAAATGAAAACTATTTTATCGAATCGTTTTTTTACCAATATAGCTATACCTGCAATGGAATAAGCCCAGAGCTGTGTCCTGTTAACACCATCGAATGCGTAAACGGTCGAGTTGAATGAACTCACAACTATGTCTTCTACGGAATCGCCATTGAGATCCGTAAGTACTGCGGGTACCATGATTCCGGACGAATCTATCCTCATAACAGGAGCAAAGTCCTTTTCGTTTGAGTATTTCATCAAACTTTCCTGCTTCAATGTGTAGATTCCACCTGGAGAATTTTGTCCCCCCGTTACCATTAGAAATTGTTCTGTGCCATCCTTGTTGATCAGTACCTGGATTGGCACGAACATCTCTTCTCGAAATGGGGTAGGGATACTCCTCAATATGATCCCAGTGGCTCCGGAAATAAGTTTTATGTGACCTCCGTGAGCTCGCTGTGTTTCTTCTACGTGAACCGCCATAATATCCGCAATGCCATCGTTGTTCAAGTCACGTACCACATTTATTGTGTACAGATCAATACTTGTCTCCGCGTAGCTTTCCAGATCGGAGTAATCCTTCAACTCCCACAGAATATTGCCATTTTTTCCGTCAACCGCCAGAATCAACCCGCCTCTCCCAGCAGCGACGCAATCATTCTGCCCATCGGAATTGATGTCGATCGCACACTTGAGCGAAAAAATCGTAAACGAAGTCCACCTCTGCCAGAGCGTATCACCGTTGATCCCATTCAGCACCATTAGTCCCCCGCCGCACATATCCGTCAAACCCGTCTTCAGTGAGGTGCATCTCGGAATGAATCCACGTGCATCGTCGACCATCTCGTCGATCCCGTAGCCAACGATCACGTCCGGCACGCCATCACCGTTTACGTCTAGCTTCCGCAGGGGACTCTCGCTGTTAACCCGTGCAATGACACGCGTCCAAACTTTCTGCACCGTCATCCGGGTGCATGGGACCACTTCTAGTGTAGCATTCGCGGAATCACCTCCACTAAAGAGCAGACTATTGAATTTGTCCCGTATGACAACGGTGCTGAAGGGGGACTCCTTGTGGAACCAGACTTTGATCTTCTGCAGCGGCTGTGGAAACGCGGTAAGCAGTAGAGCTGCTAGCACGATCAGTCCTGAGGGAGAAGTAGATTATACAGTAGTAGTGTTAAATTGTCCAGAACCTCAGgttgcattattttttttgtaaatgataTTGTTTGGAGTGACATGGATACGAATGATCAAGGGAACACAAGtttatgaaacatttttttgatttttttattcaatcaattTTTCGTTGGGTTTAAGGAAAATCCTCAATCAGaagaattcagaaaaaaatgaagagGTTCAACCTATCAGCCCCTACTCACATTTTCATGTGGATCATGTTATGATGAGTCTGGAAACATCACCATTTAAGTACTGTAAACTGGGGGCAAATCGATCACGACTTccagaaaaatgtaaatatttccgaAATGTCCCGTTCAATCTATACTCGATTATTACAAAACCTGTACTGTTGCCAAGATCAGAAAACGTTATGAaacgttttgttgaaaaatctcttAAACGTTAGTTTCAAAAATTGTTagaggattttttcaaaacatacCGTTGGGGTGAAACTGATCAATCTATaatatgttttttcaatattttctagTGTCATATGCCcggaaatgtatagaaaatAACTGATTTCTTTACCTATGATAATATAAATGATAATTACCAACACTGATTGAATTCACCTAAAGGTGTAGTCGCGGGTTTCTCAGAACTGGATCTACAATTTGAGCTGCAGATCACCTGGGGCCTAATACCCTTGAAATGTTCATCAATGTGCTAGTTTTGACAAATCATGATTGGATTTAATTCTGTTCATGGAGAGGTTACTTCCCTCGGAAACCTGATCTGGAACATATCCGGGTTACGTCAACTAGTGCATTTAGGCAAATGAGCAAGTTTTGAAGAATGGATGAATTTTGATACTCCAAATGGCGGGTTTTGTGTTGTTTGAAACAAAAAGGGGTTTCAAATGAAACTAGTCGCTTTCAATTCGGTTCAGCCGTTTCACGAGAAAACTGAGACGCAACATTGGTTGTCTATTTAGTTAAGAATAAAGTTGTCCGTTgtggtgcttttttgtaaaatagacttttctcatttgttttaaTAGTAATTGGAGCTATCTGATTACTACCTAAACTCGTGAAGAATCAGCTGAgtgtgaattaatatgtttagcgtctattaatatcgttttgatgtgttgaaaatatgtttcttcaccATGCAACCGTGCCAATACCATGCAATGGGAACGATTcagaaaaagataattttttatgcAATTGGATAAGCGATTCGATGAGAACCACTGACGAGAATAACCTATAGCTGGTTATTGAACGTGTCTTGTGAAAAATTAATCGTGTGTCTTTGGATTTAATTGAATAATATCTTCGAAAAATTCAGTTTGTTTTCATTAgaacgtttgatcaatttcaccccggtgatcaattaGCCCCCCGATGACGTTACCTGGTTTTTGTTTCATTCCGGGAGCAAGGGAATCAGAATACATACGAGACATTGATAGTCTGTGAGTGCGATGGTGCGTTGTTAGCCTGTATGTCTTACTAGAAGTGGCTGTTATAATGTTCTGCTGCATGGTAGAATTTGAAAACAACTGCGCAAGCACTTGGCCTCATGTGAAGAGAAAATACACTAATTCTATGGAGTTGGTTTTGAAACGGTTGTAATAGCGACTGACCAGTGGCTGATGTTTATTATCAGTAATGTTTATTATCAGGCTACCAGCCTGGTTCAATCCTAGGAGCTACCCGCTTATCAATTCTGAGGATGTATGCATTAGCACGAGACCACAGtacagggatggccaaacggtagtccggtAGTTCCTAAGCACtcgccagctggtctaggatagtgtcacctccaaatACAATGAATTAAATATCCATCTACCTTCATGATAATTTCATAAGGTGTTTATGCTGACCTCAGTGAAACATATTAGTTGTAAGAGTAGATATTTCGTTATGAAAGTTTCCTTTCTAATATTTTATTTCAGGTTGTTAGTTATTTCATATCAAACTCTATTTTGCAGTTATAGCTACAGTCGTGTGAGAGCTATCAGCATAATTTTTTAAGctctttggtttgcttgttggatTCCTGATATTTTGCTTTAGGAATCACTTCGACaacatttcaaaatatgcaattcgcaACACATGACGTTCGAGAAAGCACTCGATTTGAGAAGATACTTTCGAAttacaaaatatgaaaatttgctCGGTATGATAGTTATAATGATCGAATTGACCGTTCAattcaatttacataataaCGATATTCCAGATAGATAGTTcttattagtgatgaaacggatagtactttgtccggataccggatacagcaagcttcgaggccggatgGCCTGATGTTCGACTCTTTATTTACAAATACGAAACtgggagaaactgcatgtgtgcatAAAGCATATAAAGGTTTACATATATAAGAGAcgcaaaaaacgattttttacataaaaataatgctctGTTTGAATTTTCTGTATATAATAAATATTCCCTAATAaagtatcaagttttctgcaaagaatattgaacagatttttttctgttttggtGGGTGtactgaaataattttaatactagtCGAGTAAGAGTAAGTACTATAAATTCAAATAAGCAAAAAACATCAATCAATATTTCCATTCCAGATTTGAAAACTTGGATCTGTCTTCAGAGTTGATAATCTGACAGAAGGTACACtagagacgaaactgaattaaacCTTACATGCGAAGCTCATGACATCTTTTGGAACAatttcaacgaagtggcaaacGAAAATGATAGTAagctttaattgaaaaaaaatcgacgaaatcgactgttatgtgGAAACATTtagaatcgatcgcaatcacgttccttgcgtttggtggtcatcaaaCTCTGAGCAGTACCCCAAATTGGCAAGGTTTGCaagagtttatctttcagttCCTTGCAGCAGTGTTTAAAGtgaaagactgttctctgaaaCTGGCCTGGGGTAAGAAGTGTAATCGGTTGGTTgaaacattataataaaaaaagtaaCAGTGTTAATGAATTATTGTTATGAGTTAATATTaacttaattttgaaaaaatatgatttattatgtgttaatgagaaatcattgatttttttctaatatccggtatccggccggatagcgaATATCCGATAATTGTTTTtaccgataattatttttattttataaaataatttatctttttatatttattaGTATGAGCTCCGATTTTCCTTCAATTAAACTTCCTATACTCGAGCATACGGATTCACAGACCGAGAAtctataattttgttttgt from Toxorhynchites rutilus septentrionalis strain SRP chromosome 3, ASM2978413v1, whole genome shotgun sequence encodes:
- the LOC129772791 gene encoding uncharacterized protein LOC129772791 isoform X2; amino-acid sequence: MPYYCAVKGCGNKVFITKNNPDIVYHTFLRDGDRLHKWNIFYGQSNWKPQKNQGLIVLAALLLTAFPQPLQKIKVWFHKESPFSTVVIRDKFNSLLFSGGDSANATLEVVPCTRMTVQKVWTRVIARVNSESPLRKLDVNGDGVPDVIVGYGIDEMVDDARGFIPRCTSLKTGLTDMCGGGLMVLNGINGDTLWQRWTSFTIFSLKCAIDINSDGQNDCVAAGRGGLILAVDGKNGNILWELKDYSDLESYAETSIDLYTINVVRDLNNDGIADIMAVHVEETQRAHGGHIKLISGATGIILRSIPTPFREEMFVPIQVLINKDGTEQFLMVTGGQNSPGGIYTLKQESLMKYSNEKDFAPVMRIDSSGIMVPAVLTDLNGDSVEDIVVSSFNSTVYAFDGVNRTQLWAYSIADSESVSSIVPGHFDHDNVTDFMVKYNTGPGFPIYYYSQTTILNGTNGQPFLDSSIKDSGGANSLLGGLTISQTGGGDFFLHWQLQCRNKMETTEEYQFIPESDIIQQSRADTCMLRYNQSSVLKLYAINRHVEPPGAVIFSTDDLVIKLNETASQQLRESYVAPIKHPKMKLKVKDDGRAANENQSQQVRMDKKLDQNVALVGAEKVDATSDDIGVIVAEPKNTAHELRKQKLREHMLNTNRIPESIENEEETKRKNKLSMNNVYKKYTYNANDGSDLIGDDGDKPYLYLPYDQMDADARNPFLQNEIAVPPAPLDYDYNAVNDDDNQHGYPRPHYRNSGNRFSGGRDIRSKFGGFDEVDLHDSVIEEQVFNESNPNSLIVKKVLLNDEMLDELKENDSSSKGSKETLWDLEMEKEAKEAINDVNSINYDYNKEKRQTEGKANSTQPQVTTTAEPFPNENILPSIASTGVLLKSLNFSASSPTIDYVFVMNIRESETYPPLFLDKDLSCVQEKLSAYQTFSRDDLLQLEKKFLKQCLKARMPNLKPSYQKFETQIIITRLEIGCTCGEDLNPGREMCSRLHSYDQQRWTEYMGNEGKGSY
- the LOC129772791 gene encoding uncharacterized protein LOC129772791 isoform X1; amino-acid sequence: MKPYQPSEKLVVRDSVSLSMDEDLSDDVEDEVFIRDGRTCRTYEDRGAKRPLMAPRHRGGKNSKSTSCGTSSPILKKYRRRRCWNCCEPFCYGLAAITVLIGLIVLAALLLTAFPQPLQKIKVWFHKESPFSTVVIRDKFNSLLFSGGDSANATLEVVPCTRMTVQKVWTRVIARVNSESPLRKLDVNGDGVPDVIVGYGIDEMVDDARGFIPRCTSLKTGLTDMCGGGLMVLNGINGDTLWQRWTSFTIFSLKCAIDINSDGQNDCVAAGRGGLILAVDGKNGNILWELKDYSDLESYAETSIDLYTINVVRDLNNDGIADIMAVHVEETQRAHGGHIKLISGATGIILRSIPTPFREEMFVPIQVLINKDGTEQFLMVTGGQNSPGGIYTLKQESLMKYSNEKDFAPVMRIDSSGIMVPAVLTDLNGDSVEDIVVSSFNSTVYAFDGVNRTQLWAYSIADSESVSSIVPGHFDHDNVTDFMVKYNTGPGFPIYYYSQTTILNGTNGQPFLDSSIKDSGGANSLLGGLTISQTGGGDFFLHWQLQCRNKMETTEEYQFIPESDIIQQSRADTCMLRYNQSSVLKLYAINRHVEPPGAVIFSTDDLVIKLNETASQQLRESYVAPIKHPKMKLKVKDDGRAANENQSQQVRMDKKLDQNVALVGAEKVDATSDDIGVIVAEPKNTAHELRKQKLREHMLNTNRIPESIENEEETKRKNKLSMNNVYKKYTYNANDGSDLIGDDGDKPYLYLPYDQMDADARNPFLQNEIAVPPAPLDYDYNAVNDDDNQHGYPRPHYRNSGNRFSGGRDIRSKFGGFDEVDLHDSVIEEQVFNESNPNSLIVKKVLLNDEMLDELKENDSSSKGSKETLWDLEMEKEAKEAINDVNSINYDYNKEKRQTEGKANSTQPQVTTTAEPFPNENILPSIASTGVLLKSLNFSASSPTIDYVFVMNIRESETYPPLFLDKDLSCVQEKLSAYQTFSRDDLLQLEKKFLKQCLKARMPNLKPSYQKFETQIIITRLEIGCTCGEDLNPGREMCSRLHSYDQQRWTEYMGNEGKGSY